TTCGTAAGGttagataaaattaaaaaaataaattagttatATTAATTAGTTATACGATCTCGAGTTTGCTATAAACGATGacgattggttttttttttgtttgggtgtATGTTCGGTTTCAGCATAATGCTCTTCACTGTGATGAATCTTACGATGCGCCATGTAAGAACACATGTACCTTTCAATACCAAGGCttgtttgatcgtttttttcctgttcatTTAGTGCCTGTGATAGATTCGCTGTTTATATTAGTAGGATACGGCCACTGCCTGACTGAATGTGCCAGAGTCTTATCAGCACCAGCAAAACAACCTCTTCTGATTTCCTTACGATTATCCTTCTGTACTGTTCTGTTGATTGAGGAGTTTGATGTAGCGTCTTTCGATTGACGACTATATGTACATGTACATAAGATAGcttgcgtgtgtttttgagAGAATTTGTCGATGTTAGTTGTGTACTTCAATCTTACATTCCAtgttatttgaatttattatttctgcCGTGCTTCGGAATCTGAATCCGAGAGAGGGGGGCGAGACCTGGCTCAGACATCCGCCGTTCGCGATGTTATGCTGGGAGATCGTGAGTGTATGACGACGCGGTGACCGTTTTTCGTCACGAATCCGTCACTCTCCACCAGAACGGCCGTCTGGCGGCCTTGAGGATCGCCGTTACTATCCGGTGATTCCTTTGATGATAGACTATGATCCACTACACCTATGTTCGCCTGAGAACCGCCGAGAATTCCTTTACTTTTACCACTACCAGGGGTGCCAACGCCACCGCCTATGCTGCCACCGGCGATCTGGCTACCATTGTCTCCACTACCTATTGCAGCTCCACCGCTACCGTCGTTATCATTGCCATTGCCACCATCGTTTCCGTTATCACAGGCATCTATTTCAAGATCGTCTCCGGTGGAACCGTCAGTTCCACCGCCATGACGCTGCTTGTAGCGTTTCCATGCGTGTTGTATCAGACGGGCACAGTATTCTTCGCGTTGCCTCCAGAGCGTGGACGACACCGGTTCGTAACCCACTTCGTCCGGACGCTGTTGTACCTCACCCAACTCTGCCGTCTCTTCGATAGGATTTCCTTTCCGAGCGAAAAAGTCTTTCGTCAGTGCGTCCAGGATATCGACACAGAACATCATATCGCCACGGCAGATAGGAATATCCATCGAAATAATTTTGTAACGGTTCGGTTTATGTATCTGGAGGGGCGGTTCCAGCACGTCCAGAAAGTCTGATAGTTGATCGTACCGAACGTATTGTGTACCGTCCGGATCAAACTGTTGCCATATTTCGTAGTACATATCGTAGTCGTCGTCCGTCAAGCCCTCCTGCACGTCTTCCGTTGCTTGGGAATAGTTTTCGAGAATAACAGCGATGTACATGTTGATGACGATAAGAAAACTTATTACTAGATACGCCAATAGGTACGTTATGCCGATCGTTGATGAGCCACAATTTCCCGGGTAGCCTTTATCATTGTCCGGTGGTAGACAGTCTTCTTCGTTGATAATACCATCTAGCACACCATCCCAACCGGCTGAGGTGGACATCTGGAATGTGTAAATACCGAACATATAGGGGGGAatgaggtgtgtgtgtgtgtttttttttttcacgagCATATTTGCAAACAGTGTCTAACCTGAAACAGCAAGATCATACTCTGGCCGAAGGTTTTAAAGTTGTACACATCATCCAAGCCACTCTTATCCTTGACGTGCATGAAGAATGACATcccaaaaatggcaaaaatgaaCATCACCAAAAACAGTAGCAGACAGATGTTAAAAAGTGCAGGCAGCGACATAGCTAACGCAAACAGCAACGTCCGTATACCCTTGGCACCCTTCACCAAACGCAGTACACGGCCCACTTTTGCAACTCGCACGACTCGCAGAAGCGTTGGAGATACAAAATATTTCTCAATAAGATCACTTAAGACAAGACCTGGTATGGGTAAAAACACAACGAGACGATACGGAGTAATTAAAACATCGCATCGAGGAAGGTAGCAAAAACTAGTGAATGACCGCACTTACCTAAAATGGAAAGAATGACCACAACGAAATCAAACAGATTCCACGGTTCGATAAAGTAATGGTATCGTAGGGCGAAGATCTTCATCAAACATTCACTGCTGAAAATGCAGATGAATATCATATTCAAGTAGTCTAGCACCGCGCTAAACGTTTCTGATTGTTTGTAGTGATCCAGCGTCATGGTTAACATATTGAAGCCGATGAACAACATGATGATCATGTCGAACTTTTTATTCGTCACTATTTCGAACACTATTGCTTGCGGGCGCCACTGTAATGAAATGGAGCGAATTAGTGTGTTACGTCGTGGAATGCAGCATGTACTTTACTGCTTACCCTTGGTCGAGGGATTGCCTTGAGTGGTTTCTTCGATCCCATCTTCTTCATGGCATTGTAGTACTTTTTCTGATCTTCCGTCATGAACATTTCCAGTGATCCTCCggctttctttttctgttcatTGAAGTTATCAATAATCACACCGATGAAGAGATTCAGTGTGAAGAACGATCCGAAGATAATGAAGAACACAAAGTACAGATACATGTAGATGTTTGTTTCCCGTATAGGCTGTTTGCCGACCTGTAAAGTAACAGCAAACGATGGGATTAGCtcatttacaaagaaaaaacgaccTCTCTACAGCACATACGTCACGGGAATCAATGGCATCGTTCATGATTTGTATCCATCCTTTGAATGTCGCTACTTGAAATAGACACAAATACGCTTTACCGACGTGATCGAAGTTCATCGGTGAGTTTTCCCATGTATAATTTTCGGCTTTGCACGCATTTACATCCGGAATAATTTCGTGAggtaatgttgttttatttttatccacaCACTATCATACgaagaaacgaaaccaaaTGGATTAGCATGAGAATATTGTTCTAATGGGGATGAAGTACAGCAGTCGCAATACCTTGAAGTATTTTCCAGCAAATAATTGCACTCCCATAATAGCAAATATCAGCCAGAATATCAAACAAACCAGCAGCACGTTGAAGATGGACGGTATAGCTTGAACCAATGCATTCACGACGACCTATACATACACGTACGATTGATTCAATTGTACAGTTGATTCAAACAATAAAgagaataaaacattaataaaattcGTGTAAACGAACCAATCTCTTGCTATGATTCTTAGATCGTTTCATTTGAAAAAGGGAATAGCCCAGCTTTGTTGACCATGCAGTGAACAGAATAAGCGCAATACAGCCATGAACATCTATTTATAAAGCGGTAcaaagtttcaattttttcaattaCCACACAGTTAGTTACCATTttaaaactcataaaaaacaGTTCTGTTGGTAACGAACTGTtggaaagcataaaaacaaagaatcttaaacgcaaacaaaactgtttggcaattgaaaaaattgaaacataaagGCAACacatttcataaaacattattaGCTGATGAGCTGATGTGTATAGTATTTGAGAATAcagttgcaaacaaaaattgtactaagagaaatatttttacagaAAATTTTAAGCTAATGATATAATTCACACCCAATCTGGtctaacaatttttttccacttttattACAATATTGCGTGTTCTACAACCATCTAAAATACTACGTTTATGTTTGTATATACATGATGTGTACTGCATAGCTATGACACCAAAGTACACTTAGCGCATTTGATACACAAGCAAAACACATATCATTCCGCAAGTGTGAcagtgttacaaaaaaaaactgtaatcAAATGAGGCAACAGTTGATAATGCAAACAATACTGGTAAGCGCAATCACAATACTCCTACTCATGAAATATTCAGATGCAGCGTGATGAAGTAATGGCCATAAAGAGCTCTAAAAATATAACTAAGTATATATACGTATATAGAATCTGATTTATAGTAACATAGTCTACTTCAGTTGTTATGATTCAAAAATAACTAACACCATGTAAGAATAATCTAGAAAGAGTAGTATAAGGATAGCGCGATtggttgttgatgatgttttcgtaCTGGTTTGATGCTTAAAACCAAATGTAAGTAGTGCAAATCGATATGTAAAATGACTGTTTTGCTCTATTTGATGCTTTTGGTTTCGAAACTAATTAGAGTAAAGTAAATACTTTGAAGTTACGTACCCTCATTCCCTGCATACGGGACATGGCACGTAGCGGTCTCAGGGCTCTAAGAGTTCGCATGGTTTTGAATGCTTGAATACCACCCGCTCCACAAAGTGAAGCAACGAAGTTTATTAATGATACCTAGGAAAAGCATGGGTCAAATCGAGTGAGTATTTAATGGTTGATGATCGTAAAATTGAACTGTAACCGCCCGTAACTTTTGTTGTCTCCATATGATTGAgctactctttttttatgtgtttgttaTTGAATTATTGTGTCGAGAACATGTGAAGtaaagaaattttgttttcttatttctaatttgcattcaaactGATAAACATAATTGTAATGACGCTTCCTAGGTATTTAGTGTGTATGTAATTTGTTAACGCaatgaaataatcatttttaaatgtattgataaaattcatgttgttttaattgtgtaataataataaaaacaaacaatgaacAATCAATAATGATGAAAACGTTGCTTGTTAGAGTGTACAAATACTCCATAACGATTTCTTATTTAAATTGGCATTGATTTGCTCCGTCACTGGAGCTAAACATTGACTAATTTTCATTGGCCGAGTTACTTCTTAAGCAAAACtgtgtaatatttatttaaaatagtgAACAACAATATCAAAGTTGTATTTAACCGTACGATATCATTACTTAACGCCAGTGAATGGGCATCTGTTTAAGTTAAAGTCACTGTAAGTATTTGCAAATTAACGTAAGTtcaacgaaaaagaaagaaaacaaccatTATAAGTAAAAGAACGTACACAATACATAAAATTGACATCGACACATACTAAAGCGACTGTTTTGCATCAGCTACATGTATAACACGTACGGCAGCGTCTAAAAGGCACGAAAagtcattttgtttgctttcaatttaATCTTGTCTAACCACAAAGTTTATGAAGGAAGattgagtttttgtttgtgtcttAGATCATGATCATCACGCACAACATTCAACATGTCATTCCTTGTATCGGTTTATCTATAGTCAATCCATATGTATTTACAACTGCGACCTCAGACTGCGtgattttcaacattttcataaGCCCTTACTAGGCTCGGTAGTATTGCTAGGTTTGCTCTTAGCTGATCATGTTTGATATTTGTGGTAGTAACTTggtatttattaataattgttACGTTGTTGTACACAAATGGTTACAACATCTGTTTCAAAATCCAAAGGATGGTAATCaatcttttcctttcactATGCCATAAATAAAATCGTAAAACCAGTAATTAGTGCCGTCTTTTCATATTGTTTTATAAGTTTGAAATTATGctgtacaaaacaaatcatttgtgAGTGTAAATGTTGAAACAATATGATGTGCTTCGattaaatttcacatttttcagTTCATTAAAAAGGATATACAATGCTAAGCTTTTGCAaacgttcttttgtttttttttctcaaatgtCTATCAACGACTAACAATAGAGGTATTTCTTGCAACATAAATACTGGATACTAAAACGGAAGAAGTACAGGTAaatagaaatggaaatgggttattttataacgaaaaataatcaatttgtttggttgtttgtcATTTACAGTGTTTCTCAAACGTTCCACATCATTTAGGGTTTATATTAACGTTTTCGTCAGAAACGCAAACAATTATGGCGCACTGATTCTGCATGAACGTTTTACAAATGTTAGAAAGTTGTACATTTTCACACTTAAGAAGAATCCGTTACAGAAAGTGTTCCGTTATACTAAACATCGAATATTACACATTGTAGACTGTAAGCTGCGTTAAACGTTTTGCTTAAACGCATATAAACCAGCAACGCGAACAAAAGATAGATAGATTGACAGATTGGTTCTTTGGACAAACTTTTTGAAGAAATACAGCACACGTCTATACAAACATAGAGAAGACTACAAGGAAGAAATAGTAGATAACAGTCGTGTTTCGTCAGTTAGAATGTAGGAGATTGAAGGAAGAACAAGATAGCTTCCACGAACAATGTCACTGCACAAAGTGGTACACCATCAAAGCCCAGAGAGGTAGAGTGCCTCTTTAGCAATCAAAATGTACGCAAGTGAACCAAGTGCCTTGGTACTTACTCTCATACCCTCCCAACGTGATACGGCACGAAGCGGGCGTAAGGCGCGCAGTGTACGCATCGAACGGAACGCTGGAATATCGGCCGCTCCCACCCAGATAGCGGCAAGGTTTATCAGCGATAGCTAAGGGGAAAAAATCATTGAACGAAGGAAAAGATACGCAATGAAACGGAAATCAACGAAAGATAATTAGCAGGAAGATGCACTAAACGCAATCATCTTAATTTAACCGATACACATATATCACACATTGTGTGTTTACTTATCTTAATTATATATAATTGGTTAATATGTTACAAGACTAATTTGCTTAGGTAATTGTTTTCCCTCTATTGCTGTTTGTGTGATTGTGTGAGAAACTATGGCTAAAGTAATTATTGTTAACTATGATTGTTTTGCTATGTATTATGATATGGAGATAACAGAATTATATGAGGGTCCAGTCAATGGTTTTCACGACGCACAGGACGATTATACTCACCATTACGATAATAAAATCAAGCCAACACCAAGCATTCGTAAAGTATACTTTAAAACCTAAAGCTAACCATTTGATTAACatctctaaaaaaaatatcactgTGAATATTCGGTCCATATAATAAAGGATATCTTGCAGGATTGGGCGTTGTGGAAGATGTACATCTTCGAGAGCCTGTAGGGTTGCAGAAAGAAGCAGAACAAACGATCATATCAAACGCAAAGTCAGAGGAATTAATCTCATCAATCGTTGGAAGAGCAGGAAGTCCGATCGTCAATTGCTCGTGACACACTTACCAATGCTAAGCTACTAAGCAAAATCATAGTAATTACAGCAGTCTCGAAGTACTTGTTCTCAATCAGCTGGAACGTTTTGAGACGTAGGTTTGCCCAGCCCTGCCAAAACGGAGCATCATCGTCTCCAGCGAGCACTGGGAACTTTTTATAGCAATTATCCGGGCAGCAGTCCGCCGGTGAATCTTCGATCACTTCATCCTCCTCGGCGTGAATAATAAGCTCACCATCTAGCGGACCTTCTTCGCCTTCGCCTTCGTCATCGAGCTCTGGACAAGTGAACAGAACATTTGTAGTGTGTGAAAGAAGGACTTTTCATTCGCACTGGGAACGTCGGTACATACCTTCGTCAATTCCTAAATCCTCCTTGCTGGCATCACGTTTTTCTTCGCCCTCCATCGTTTCGGCGCTGCCTTTGTGGCTTTCGTCCTTGAATGGGCGATTTTTGTGACTGCCATAAGATTTGATACTGGCAGTATCATCGTCCTGCAAGGACACGCCTCTATGATTCAGTTCATGTTCTAATTTATTATCTTGATGATTACTAATAGAATTGCCTATCACCTAATTATCAAGACATAATACACACATAATGAGATTAATGTTTTGCTTAGCagctaaagttttttttgtagtaaagTGAATGAGTGTGTGTATAAAAACTGTCAGGATGCAGACAAAATGAGTTCATGTGCCGTAGTGGTTAAAATGAAATGGGTAAACTGTGAGGAAGTTTTGATGAACAATATGACAAAACGGAAATCTCAAACCCATACTAAACAGAATCTATGAATGGATGCGAAAGTGCGAAAGTATCGATAGAAAGAAGTACGTACCTTTGAGTTGTTCATGATctgcttgtttttctttgccttgTTCTTCAGATCACCGTGAATGGTAAATTCCATTCCATCTCCTATTGCTACTTCCAGCTGGTTGTGTTCCTTGATGCCTTTCTTCAGCAGCCCATCAGCCAGTATGTCATCTGGAGTAAGTTCCAGCTCATTTTCACCATGTTCTGCAGATATACATGGACATACTCCTTTGCCTAatgcatgtgttttttgtttgtttgtatatttgtttgtttgtgtgtcatGATTCAGTTTCCATATGGACGGTTGTGCATAATTTTCACATATTCATACGGTGGTACCATATTATGTTTTCGTTATGATTtcaaatggaataaattacCATTGGTATAATATAATTTCCAATCGGTGGAATCCAAAATAAGTCGAGCAAGAGAAGAACATCGGAAGTTTCACAAATGGCATATGGCATAGTATTCCATTTTACGCAGTTTGTTTCAATGTGCAGTTAGCATAGGAACATTTATAATATAGAAGTAGATAAATCGAGAGAAAAAATTGATACACTTGAATTAAGAATCGCTTGTTGGTACACGGATATTTTAAATAtcagagcacacacacacacacatacacacatagacatttcatcaaaatacaacaaagaaatgcaaacaacctttttcaatgcaaacaacgacaacgacaacgaTGTCTACTATCATCAGGAAAGTACCACAATcaggaaagaaaatacaagCGTGGCAAAACACATACTATTTTGGGGAAGAACAGTAGGTAAACACAACACGAACAATACATTTACAGTTTACTGTACAAATCATCGAAAGTAGTAGGTATTGGTATTTTGCGTAAAAATATCAACACGATCAAAACCTGCGTTATTATGTATGTAAATTAATGTTCCCTCAAATCAAACAGCTTTAAATTCCAGAATTATTCATAAATCAAATGGAATTGGAGCTATATCCTTAATAGCCACTGTCACTGTTGGTGCAACCAACAAGAATGAGAAAGCTTAGTAGTACTATAGGTAGTAGTTAGCTTAACTTGCTCcgttaaacagggtaagattACAAGCTATTCCGCGAAAGTAGCTTTGACACGACTGACAAAACGTTCGCAAATTAATAATATCTTTAGTAAATTGCAAACTGCTTTTTTAAaactctttttctcttttaaaacaatgttGTTTAAGAGTGAGTGGGtaggaagtttatttattttttttttaataattgcgTTATCATGCTATTTAAAAGTTGTAGTGTACTCAAAATCATAATAGATAATTATCTTTCTCtataaaatgcttcaaatattCCGAAGCTATTTTGTAATATTACAAGGACACAATCAAACATCGAATTACCTTAAGCGAGACACTAACCAACGATACACATATGCTCGAAAAATTTTCGGTTTTAcgtctttttttagtttttttttcttcataacaCACAAACGTATTAACAATACATGATGAATTACTACCAAACTAGCAACAGATAGTATACAGCTCTATTACTACTTTCGGTAGAAGGATAAAATCCACTTTTAACGATGCTAATCAAATGGAAAATTGCTAACACTAAACGAAACACACTTTCGGGGAATATTTGAcatggttttaaattttggacACTGATTGTGCCACACCAATTCAAGCAAGTTtcttatattatattatattatattacatTGTAGATGCGCAACTACTatcctgctttttttttaattcatgcaTTTTTAGATTAAATGGTGAACCAGCTGCCTATTTTTAAAACCTTGCGTAAATCTCGAAATTCGATCTTTTTTGATGACGGTAATAGGATGGCAGGATGTTTGGAAAACACTGCATTTTGAAGTTAACGATACTATTACGAGTTGGTGTTACTCGTAACAGAAAACATATAACTGCTACGGTTAAATATGCTGCATAATATTTACGATGTGCGATTTCCGCTAAACGTATCACTGGGTATTTGTATTAATTAGATATCTTAAAAGTTTGTAGGTCTAGTTTACCAGAAACTTTACGTTTGCTCGGATAGTTacaaatttgcaaataaacgGAAATTAAGTTGCGCACCTACTATGTAAATTTTAAGATAGAAATGTAACATTCAGTTTATTAAGTTTTGTTAAACTTTAATGTCATACGTTTTATATCTAAACCAATTACAAAAGATGTATCGATCGCTTCACTCATTGCATCCGATAGCACATTGATGTCAAACAACCCCGAAATTATCACAAATCAGCAACCTTTGGTGGGATTCTGGTTGGAAACTATCTACACTACGGTGGGCAATACAAAATAAACTTAAGTTTGATCGCACACTAGCGCTAATATTAGTAGCGGTAGTGTAAGTGGATAGTAACCTTCTTCCTATTACAAAGCAAGGTGTATTTGCTTACCTGTAGGTTGCACCGATGCTATTTGACtcgttaatttgtttttcacaaaCTTGAGTGCATTTGCTATGTTCGCCTTGATCCAATTAGAAAAGCGTGATATTCTGTTAAACGCTTCAGCGATCTTGTTGGTCTCGTTGTCTGCCGTTGGTGCGGACAGGGATGAAGAACCGAAATTTGACAAAAGCAAAGCTAAGAAAAGATTAAGAACCTGCAAAATAGAGTCATTGGTGAACTATGGGTGAACACTCACGACTATGCAAATGCTAGGTTACTTACGACTAAATTTCCTATTACTACCGTAGCCAGGAAAAATGGTATGCATGACACATCGCCAACAAGCATACAGTCCCACATGGATTCGATCCATTCACCGCACAGCACACGGAACACAATCATAAAGGAATGCATGAAATCGGTAAAATTCCATCTTGGCAGATCTTGGTCTGGGAACAGATGCACATTATCTGGAAGAATTTATTTCGAAtagaattgaagaaaaatacgAACGATGCGCGATTAGGATTAGGCGTTCACCAGCACTCTAAGAAAAATGTGAAAGCACTTGATTTACAAATAATCCGCGTGGAGAAGCTAGCAGATTGCAGATTATCGAGGCATTTGTAAGCTGTTTCTAGAGCTCTTGTTGTTCTAAAAGCTTGTCGTttaatttgttgttattttgttttgtttagcaaaCAATGGTATGCAAGACAGTAACCAGCGGACATTGAACAGTCTAGTACATGTTCGCTGTAAATCAGAACAAAATACCAAATGCAAGAAAATAGCGACTGATTTAAATACGATCGTTGAAGTCTCTGGCACTCAAATGAAATTATTGTAGTTTTACACAAATTTATACGGATGCATCGACCTTAAACCTTTGTGTTTAGTGATCAGATAACAAATAACGACacaattgtaaataatttagGTGACACATTAGCAGTCATAGATTTTCTTACAAATgataaaaagttataaattGTAATTGATTTGCAAGGCGCATATTTGAACATAAAGCAATATGTTTAAGAAACAATGGATATTGTACGCTAAATACTCTACCTTCAGTCTTATTCATTGTTTCATCTCTAGTCTTTCGAATTATGTTTCTAGTCTTTTTACGAATGTACAACCATTTGAGGGGCTTCATTGAACTACATTAGAActattattttgcaaaagcaTAGCAAAAGCACCCTTCAGCTATTGTACTATTATGTACTATGGAAGTGGTAAGCACTGGCCACCGTTGAAAATACCATTCACAATCAACTATTTTCCATGCTCTTGCCAAATCTCACTAGTATGTAGTGTAATGTGTACATTTATACAAAATGGTTCGGAGTGAACGAATTTTGCGCACGTAACGATTGCCTTGTTTTTTCCGCTGTGATTTATGGTTGTCTTGTACGATGCTTTCAATCACAAAGTGTTTTGCGCCATTGCAGAGCTAGCTACTTACCGACATAGTTCTTTCCGAACAGCTGCATTCCCATCACGGCAAAGATGAAGATGATAATGCAGAGCACGAACGTCAGATTACCTAACGCTCCCATCGTTCTGCCCATGATGGAAATGAGTAAATTCAGCGTTGGCCAGGATTTGGCGAGCTTAAAGACTCgaagctgttgttttttttgtttcaaatgatTTGCGTGTAACGTAAGTTTTAGGTTTTTATTGTGGTAGATGATGATGCGTCAGATCGCAAAATAAAATGAGTTTTAATTTGTACagtttttaatgcgaaatggttTTGAGTATGCGTACGATAGCGATGTTGTTGATGCATGTTATGGTATAtgtgtttgttgcattttttttaattttttcgcaAGAAGTGTATAAATTACATACGATTAAtgtgagaaagaaaagaaccatgaaaaagaagaaagagagaaaaagagagatagTAGAGAAAATTGGCAAGTAatagaaagcatttttttcatcaaccGTATGTTTTCTTATAACTATCAGAACAAGTCAATATTCCTTTCAGTGATGTTCCTTCGTGTTAGGGATCATGGGAgagtagtatttttttttattattgtatttATCCAGTACAGTGGTAAACCCTACCATGCTGTTTCATCTAAATACATCCACTAATTGCAATCGAATACTTCTATGGCTTATGCAAGTATTCGTATAGATCCATTCCCTTCGTCTTCGACTACATCGTAAGATCTTTTATC
The DNA window shown above is from Anopheles funestus chromosome 3RL, idAnoFuneDA-416_04, whole genome shotgun sequence and carries:
- the LOC125769886 gene encoding sodium channel protein para isoform X2, producing the protein MTEDSDSISEEERSLFRPFTRESLQAIEARIADEEAKQRELERKRAEGESDFGRKKKKKEIRYDDEDEDEGPQPDPTLEQGVPVPVRMQGNFPPELASTPLEDIDGFYSNQRTFVVVSKGKDIFRFSATNALYVLDPFNPIRRVAIYILVHPLFSLFIITTILVNCILMIMPTTPTVESTEVIFTGIYTFESAVKVMARGFILQPFTYLRDAWNWLDFVVIALAYVTMGIDLGNLAALRTFRVLRALKTVAIVPGLKTIVGAVIESVKNLRDVIILTMFSLSVFALMGLQIYMGVLTQKCIKEFPMDGSWGNLTHENWELFNSNETNWFYSISGDIPLCGNSSGAGQCDEGYICLQGYGINPNYGYTSFDTFGWAFLSAFRLMTQDYWENLYQLVLRSAGPWHMLFFIVIIFLGSFYLVNLILAIVAMSYDELQKKAEEEEAAEEEALREAEEAAAAKAAKLEAQQAAAAAAANPEIAKSPSDFSCHSYELFVGQEKGNDDNNKEKMSIRSEGLESVSEITRTTAPTATAAGTAKARKVSAASLSLPGSPFNLRRGSRGSHQFTIRNGRGRFVGVPGSDRKPLVLSTYLDAQEHLPYADDSNAVTPMSEENGAIIVPVYYANLGSRHSSYTSHQSRISYTSHGDLLGGMTKESRLRNRSARNTNHSIVPPPNATNLSYADTNHKGQRDFDMTQDCTDDAGKIKHNDNPFIEPAQTQTVVDMKDVMVLNDIIEQAAGRHSRASDHGVSVYYFPTEDDDEDGPTFKDKAIEFLMKMIDIFCVWDCCWVWLKFQEGVAFIVFDPFVELFITLCIVVNTLFMALDHHDMDPDMEKALKSGNYFFTATFAIEATMKLIAMSPKYYFQEGWNIFDFIIVALSLLELGLEGVQGLSVLRSFRLLRVFKLAKSWPTLNLLISIMGRTVGALGNLTFVLCIIIFIFAVMGMQLFGKNYTDNVHLFPDQDLPRWNFTDFMHSFMIVFRVLCGEWIESMWDCMLVGDVSCIPFFLATVVIGNLVVLNLFLALLLSNFGSSSLSAPTADNETNKIAEAFNRISRFSNWIKANIANALKFVKNKLTSQIASVQPTGKGVCPCISAEHGENELELTPDDILADGLLKKGIKEHNQLEVAIGDGMEFTIHGDLKNKAKKNKQIMNNSKVIGNSISNHQDNKLEHELNHRGVSLQDDDTASIKSYGSHKNRPFKDESHKGSAETMEGEEKRDASKEDLGIDEELDDEGEGEEGPLDGELIIHAEEDEVIEDSPADCCPDNCYKKFPVLAGDDDAPFWQGWANLRLKTFQLIENKYFETAVITMILLSSLALALEDVHLPQRPILQDILYYMDRIFTVIFFLEMLIKWLALGFKVYFTNAWCWLDFIIVMVSLINFVASLCGAGGIQAFKTMRTLRALRPLRAMSRMQGMRVVVNALVQAIPSIFNVLLVCLIFWLIFAIMGVQLFAGKYFKCVDKNKTTLPHEIIPDVNACKAENYTWENSPMNFDHVGKAYLCLFQVATFKGWIQIMNDAIDSRDVGKQPIRETNIYMYLYFVFFIIFGSFFTLNLFIGVIIDNFNEQKKKAGGSLEMFMTEDQKKYYNAMKKMGSKKPLKAIPRPRWRPQAIVFEIVTNKKFDMIIMLFIGFNMLTMTLDHYKQSETFSAVLDYLNMIFICIFSSECLMKIFALRYHYFIEPWNLFDFVVVILSILGLVLSDLIEKYFVSPTLLRVVRVAKVGRVLRLVKGAKGIRTLLFALAMSLPALFNICLLLFLVMFIFAIFGMSFFMHVKDKSGLDDVYNFKTFGQSMILLFQMSTSAGWDGVLDGIINEEDCLPPDNDKGYPGNCGSSTIGITYLLAYLVISFLIVINMYIAVILENYSQATEDVQEGLTDDDYDMYYEIWQQFDPDGTQYVRYDQLSDFLDVLEPPLQIHKPNRYKIISMDIPICRGDMMFCVDILDALTKDFFARKGNPIEETAELGEVQQRPDEVGYEPVSSTLWRQREEYCARLIQHAWKRYKQRHGGGTDGSTGDDLEIDACDNGNDGGNGNDNDGSGGAAIGSGDNGSQIAGGSIGGGVGTPGSGKSKGILGGSQANIGVVDHSLSSKESPDSNGDPQGRQTAVLVESDGFVTKNGHRVVIHSRSPSITSRTADV